From a single Arachis hypogaea cultivar Tifrunner chromosome 3, arahy.Tifrunner.gnm2.J5K5, whole genome shotgun sequence genomic region:
- the LOC112791055 gene encoding replication protein A 70 kDa DNA-binding subunit C-like: MAYFSVVSNHGSYRATFHEFKLVFLHRTTVVAVDEDVIPKTCFNMFPFSELLNMTQDYDFLVDVIGLLTSVGEEKEYAREGKIVKMIALELTSKDLTVRCALFGDYVNQVNHFLASGYVEQPVVVIQLAKVKFFRGQVGLQNVMYATQMLFNPDIPEVVEFRQSMIEQGVSGTQPLFIANEGKVLSLEDDFMRLTRKCSIEELQDNNQEGSFIIFGAIQGIVEDGGWWYSACVCGKGIHPQNGAYYCDFCLKHITNVTPRFKIKVTVEDHIGEGIFLLFDREASYLLKKSCADLFTEVQRDASVICRDTYPPIFQGLIGKKLLLKVDTKGVPHDTFYGTFRVTRICDDSTIIAMFELPNYDADDESSPKKEHDLHKSVPAGKADVGIKKESSDSFIKIEKDAGDCAGMLCKSPVLIDFLAEKQPVISVGSEFVGLIDGEHGTEEKTPSNDTLSDDLSAEIDILLSSTEKETQELLSHVLEAPSQNGEKLTHENHVVTSKSKRNLNPQFEDVAVDADGRGLKVAKVNGV, from the exons ATGGCATATTTTAGTGTTGTGTCAAATCATGGTAGTTATAGAGCAACTTTCCATGAATTCAAATTGGTTTTCCTTCACCGAACCACTGTTGTAGCTGTTGATGAAGATGTTATCCCTAAGACTTGTTTCAACATGTTTCCTTTTTCTGAGCTGCTGAACATGACCCAAGATTATGATTTTTTAGTTG ATGTCATTGGACTTTTAACTTCAgttggagaagagaaagaataTGCAAGAGAgggaaaaattgtgaaaatgattgCATTGGAATTaacttcaaaaga TCTTACAGTGAGATGTGCATTGTTTGGGGATTATGTTAATCAAGTAAATCATTTCCTTGCCTCTGGGTATGTGGAGCAGCCTGTTGTAGTTATTCAACTTGCAAAAGTCAAGTTCTTTCGGG GTCAAGTAGGTCTTCAAAATGTCATGTATGCGACACAAATGTTATTTAATCCTGATATTCCTGAAGTTGTTGAATTCAGGCAGAG tatGATTGAGCAAGGTGTCAGTGGTACCCAGCCACTGTTTATTGCAAATGAAGGTAAGGTTCTCTCCTTGGAAGATGACTTCATGCGTCTAACTAGAAAGTGCAGTATTGAAGAGCTTCAGGATAACAATCAG GAGGGTTCTTTTATCATTTTTGGAGCAATCCAAGGTATTGTTGAGGATGGAGGTTGGTGGTATTCTGCTTGTGTGTGTGGAAAGGGTATCCATCCTCAAAATGGTGCCTATTACTGTGATTTTTGTTTGAAGCACATAACTAATGTGACTCCAAG atttaaaattaaagtgaCAGTTGAAGATCATATTGGGGAGGGTATTTTCCTTCTCTTTGATCGTGAGGCTTCCTATTTGCTTAAGAAATCATGTGCTGATTTGTTTACTGAAGTTCAAAGAGATGCAAGT GTTATATGTAGGGATACTTATCCTCCCATATTCCAAGGGCTGATTGGAAAGAAGTTGCTGCTCAAGGTTGATACCAAAGGTGTCCCACATGATACATTTTATGGGACTTTCCGAGTTACGAGAATTTGTGATGATTCCACCATCATTGCAATGTTTGAACTTCCCAATTATGATGCTGATGATGAGTCTTCTCCCAAAAAG GAGCATGACTTACACAAATCTGTTCCTGCTGGAAAAGCTGATGTTGGTATTAAGAAGGAGTCTTCTGATAGTTTTATCAAAATTGAGAAAGATGCTGGTGATTGTGCTGGGATGTTGTGTAAATCCCCAGTTCTTATAGATTTTTTGGCTGAAAAACAGCCTGTTATTTCTGTGGGGAGTGAATTTGTTGGGTTAATTGATGGTGAGCATGGAACGGAAGAGAAAACTCCCAGCAATGATACTCTTAGTGATGATCTTTCTGCTGAAATCGATATATTGCTTAGCTCAACGGAAAAAGAAACTCAG GAGCTGTTGTCCCATGTTCTTGAAGCACCTTCCCAAAATGGAGAGAAGCTTACCCATGAAAATCATGTTGTGACCTCCAAGAGTAAGAGAAATTTGAATCCTCAGTTTGAAGATGTTGCTGTTGATGCAGATGGGCGTGGGTTGAAGGTTGCTAAGGTTAATGGAGTTTGA
- the LOC112780196 gene encoding uncharacterized protein, translating to MDDIDQSEIYDPSINSFSQVGSVIDHPLFLQSEIQGCLDVGDPNYECSICGACFWLLERVERESTVNRPVFTVCCSKGKIQLPYLQKPPDLLYDLINGHDSKSLYFQKNIRSYNSMFAFTSLGGKVMDSVNDGRGPPQFIISGQNYHRIGSLLPVVGEKPKFAQLYVYDTQHEIMHRQRIFGQTSEIDKELITELLQMIDTHNVIAQSFRRVRELYECHPSEIFSLKLYSQRNIDRRMYSAPSCDEVAALIVGDFDSSDHGRDIIVRSTGGRLQRIYETHALYWPLQYPLLFPYGEDGYQLNIGYRGQQLGYVPGRRTRVSLREFICFRLQIREHEDGIIHKSRWLFQQFVVDCFTMIESQRLYEIRMKQSTIRGEVLQGIEEAMRRGDDEASSIGTRIILPSSFTGGRRYMFNRCQDAMAICKHFGYPDLFLTITCNPNWPEFQRFTERERIPIADRPDISCRVFHAKLKCLLNDLKEGVFFGPLNAGGLPHAHMLLWLNAESNLQSVEIVDEFICAELPNPQKFPSLYNVVTMYMIHGPCGPLRPSSPCMKDGKCSKFYPKKFVDQTSFDEDGYPIYRRRNMGVTVKINDVDIDNRFVVPYNPLLLMKYQAHINLEFCNKSNVIKYLFKYVNKGPDRVTATVGERYDVGESSQVVDEIKQYYDCRYLSPSESMWRIFAYDIHQRWPSVQRLTFHLPNQQHVVFDDADITTHVYLRNKDLLTMFTGWMMANRRFSEGRSLTYVEYPGKFVYCLRSREWKPRQREFSIGRLSFAHPSSGELFYMRMLLNVQRGCTSFRSIRTVNGVTYDTFQEACSAMGFLIDDNEYVSAIKEVTELASAAQLRRLFVMLLLSGSMGRPLLVWEQTWTYLSDDILYRRRHELRYPDLTMSQDELQTFCLLEIEKLLQSNGKSLRNYAGMPVPNNSLVSQFSNLMLLRELQYDTVSLSREHDADLLKLNEEQRVVYDKIIDCVSNKKDGFFFVYGFGGTGKTFLYRVLSARLRSEKKIVINVASSGIASLLLPGGKTAHSMFNIPVDLTEDTVCRIKNDSPKAEVFRLADLIIWDEAPMTNKLAFEALDRTLRDIMVLVSDRNKDLPFGGKVVVLGGDFRQVLPVIPKGSRAEIVMASINSSIIWKYCEVLRLTTNMRLATGSEQSTAQELRSFSDWVLQIGEGRCGAVVNDKLFVDIPSDLIIPVLENPVEDIVNTIYPNLVQNFCDPSFFQDRAILAPTVENVEEINNYIVDLLPGEEKSYLSADSICGSDAYSDVDVDWITVEFLNQIRCSGLPNHLLKLKIGVPIILLRNIDPAGGLCNGTRLVVRDLGTNVIGADIVSSSNVGDKVFITRMNMIPSDTVIPFKFQRRQFPVSLSFAMTINKSQGQTLSTVGLFLRRPVFSHGQLYVALSRVRNRNGLKILLCDEGLVDAAKTENVVFKEVFDKI from the exons atggATGATATAGACCAATCAGAAATATATGATCCTTCGATAAATTCATTCAGTCAAGTTGGTTCTGTTATTGATCATCCTCTGTTCTTGCAAAGTGAGATACAAG GTTGCCTTGATGTTGGTGACCCTAACTATGAATGTTCAATTTGTGGCGCGTGTTTCTGGTTATTAGAACGTGTTGAAAGAGAGTCTACAGTTAATCGTCCTGTTTTTACTGTTTGTTGCTCAAAGGGAAAAATCCAGTTACCTTATCTTCAAAAGCCCCCAGATCTGTTATATGATTTGATCAATGGACATGATAGCAAGAGTTTGTATTTCCAAAAAAATATTCGATCTTATAACAGTATGTTTGCCTTCACGTCTCTTGGCGGTAAGGTAATGGATTCTGTGAATGATGGGAGGGGTCCACCGCAGTTTATAATAAGTGGTCAAAATTATCATCGGATTGGAAGTTTGCTCCCAGTTGTTGGTGAGAAGCCTAAATTTGCACAGTTATACGTATACGACACTCAGCATGAGATAATGCATAGGCAGCGAATTTTTGG gcAAACATCTGAGATAGATAAAGAGTTGATAACTGAGTTGTTGCAAATGATCGATACTCATAATGTCATAGCACAGTCTTTTCGAAGAGTTAGAGAATTATATGAGTGTCATCCATCTGAGATTTTCTCATTGAAGTTGTATTCGCAACGGAACATTGATCGAAGAATGTACAGTGCTCCCTCTTGCGATGAAGTTGCTGCTTTGATTGTTGGAGATTTTGATTCGTCGGACCATGGTCGTGACATTATTGTTCGATCTACTGGTGGTCGGTTGCAACGTATATATGAAACTCATGCTCTGTATTGGCCCTTACAGTATCCTCTGTTGTTTCCATATGGCGAGGATGGTTATCAGCTGAACATTGGTTATCGTGGTCAGCAGCTCGGATATGTTCCTGGAAGGAGAACAAGAGTTTCCCTCAGGGAATTCATATGTTTTCGTCTCCAGATTAGGGAGCACGAAGATGGAATTATTCACAAGTCTAGGTGGTTGTTTCAACAATTTGTTGTTGATTGTTTCACGATGATTGAGTCGCAGAGGTTGTATGAGATTAGAATGAAGCAAAGTACAATTAGAGGAGAAGTCCTTCAAGGAATAGAGGAGGCTATGCGTCGTGGTGATGATGAGGCTTCTTCAATTGGGACACGAATCATTTTGCCTTCCTCATTCACTGGTGGTAGACGTTATATGTTTAACCGTTGTCAGGATGCCATGGCGATTTGCAAACATTTTGGGTATCCAGATTTGTTCCTCACTATTACGTGTAATCCAAATTGGCCTGAGTTTCAGCGGTTCACGGAGCGGGAGCGAATTCCGATCGCTGATCGTCCTGATATCTCTTGTCGTGTCTTTCATGCCAAGTTGAAGTGCCTCCTTAATGATCTCAAGGAAGGTGTGTTTTTTGGTCCACTTAATGCAG GGGGTCTACCGCATGCACACATGCTACTGTGGCTTAATGCGGAAAGCAACTTACAAAGTGTTGAAATTGTTGATGAATTCATCTGTGCCGAGCTACCCAATCCCCAGAAATTTCCATCTCTTTATAATGTTGTCACCATGTACATGATCCATGGTCCCTGTGGTCCACTTAGACCGAGTTCTCCTTGCATGAAAGATGGTAAGTGCTCAAAATTTTATCCAAAAAAATTCGTTGACCAAACGAGCTTTGATGAAGATGGCTATCCAATATATAGACGTCGTAATATGGGTGTCACAGTGAAGATCAATGATGTCGATATCGACAATAGATTTGTTGTGCCCTATAATCCACTGTTGTTAATGAAATACCAAGCTCACATAAATCTCGAGTTCTGTAACAAGTCAAACGTTATCAAGTATCTATTTAAATATGTTAACAAGGGTCCAGATCGGGTGACCGCAACTGTTGGAGAGAGATATGATGTTGGTGAATCTTCTCAAGTGGTTGATGAGATCAAACAGTATTATGATTGTCGTTATTTGTCACCGTCTGAATCCATGTGGAGAATTTTTGCTTATGATATTCATCAAAGATGGCCGTCGGTACAGAGGTTGACTTTTCACTTGCCCAACCAGCAACATGTAGTATTCGATGATGCTGACATCACTACTCATGTTTATTTGCGCAACAAAGATTTGTTGACTATGTTTACGGGTTGGATGATGGCCAACAGGCGGTTCTCGGAGGGGCGGTCTCTAACATATGTTGAATATCCAGGCAAATTTGTCTATTGTTTGAGGAGCAGGGAGTGGAAGCCAAGACAAAGGGAATTTTCAATTGGAAGATTGAGTTTTGCTCATCCTTCATCTGGTGAACTTTTCTACATGCGGATGCTTTTGAATGTCCAGAGAGGTTGTACTAGCTTTCGAAGTATAAGAACCGTGAATGGTGTTACATATGATACATTTCAAGAGGCATGTTCCGCCATGGGATTCTTGATAGATGATAATGAGTATGTTTCTGCTATTAAGGAAGTCACCGAGTTAGCGTCGGCTGCGCAGCTAAGGAGGCTTTTTGTGATGTTGCTGTTATCTGGTTCCATGGGAAGACCTCTGTTAGTTTGGGAGCAAACTTGGACTTATTTGTCTGATGATATTCTTTACCGTAGAAGACACGAGTTGCGATATCCTG ATCTTACTATGAGTCAAGACGAGTTACAGACGTTTTGTTTGTTGGAGATTGAGAAACTATTGCAGAGTAATGGAAAATCATTGAGAAATTATGCTGGCATGCCCGTTCCTAATAACTCATTAGTCTCTCAATTTAGCAATTTGATGCTGCTGCGTGAGTTGCAGTATGATACTGTTTCTTTGTCTCGTGAGCATGATGCAGATCTCTTAAAGTTAAATGAAGAACAGAGGGTGGTCTACGATAAAATTATTGACTGTGTTTCGAATAAGAAGGATGGGTTCTTTTTTGTGTACGGGTTTGGTGGCACTGGAAAAACTTTTTTATACAGAGTTTTGTCAGCTAGATTGCGATCTGAGAAAAAGATTGTTATCAATGTTGCTTCTAGTGGTATTGCTTCTCTGTTGTTACCTGGTGGTAAGACGGCTCATTCTATGTTCAATATTCCTGTTGATCTGACTGAAGACACTGTTTGCCGGATTAAGAATGACAGTCCAAAAGCTGAGGTATTTCGGTTGGCCGATTTGATTATTTGGGATGAGGCACCGATGACTAACAAATTAGCATTTGAAGCGCTTGACAGGACGTTGCGTGATATAATGGTTTTAGTCTCTGATAGGAATAAAGATTTACCTTTTGGTGGGAAGGTGGTTGTTCTGGGTGGTGATTTCAGGCAGGTGTTGCCAGTTATTCCAAAAGGTTCGCGTGCTGAGATTGTCATGGCTTCCATAAATTCTTCTATCATTTGGAAATACTGTGAAGTTTTGCGATTGACAACAAATATGAGGTTAGCAACCGGATCGGAACAATCAACTGCTCAGGAGTTAAGGTCGTTTTCAGATTGGGTACTTCAAATCGGTGAAGGTCGATGTGGAGCAGTGGTCAACGATAAACTTTTTGTTGATATTCCTTCTGATCTAATCATTCCTGTCTTGGAAAATCCAGTGGAAGATATTGTAAATACAATCTATCCAAATTTGGTTCAGAATTTTTGTGATCCAAGTTTTTTCCAAGATAGGGCAATACTTGCTCCGACTGTCGAAAATGTTGAAGAGATAAACAATTATATAGTTGACCTGTTGCCCGGTGAGGAGAAAAGTTACCTCAGTGCTGATTCGATATGTGGTAGCGATGCTTATtctgatgttgatgttgattggATAACTGTTGAATTCTTGAATCAGATTAGGTGTTCTGGTCTACCTAATCATTTGTTGAAGTTGAAAATAGGCGTGCCTATTATTTTGTTGAGGAATATTGATCCGGCTGGGGGTTTGTGTAATGGGACTCGACTTGTCGTGCGAGATCTAGGGACAAATGTGATTGGTGCCGATATTGTTTCTAGTAGCAATGTTGGGGATAAAGTTTTTATCACTAGAATGAATATGATTCCTAGTGATACGGTTATACCGTTTAAATTCCAACGTCGTCAGTTTCCGGTTTCTTTGTCGTTTGCAATGACAATCAACAAAAGTCAGGGTCAGACATTATCAACAGTCGGTTTGTTCTTGCGTCGTCCTGTGTTTTCTCACGGTCAGCTTTATGTAGCTCTTTCCCGAGTTAGGAATAGAAATGGTCTTAAGATTTTACTTTGTGATGAAGGATTAGTTGATGCTGCCAAGACTGAAAACGTTGTATTTAAGGAAGTTTTTGATAAGATATAa
- the LOC140183558 gene encoding uncharacterized protein translates to MTNDLGYLISKVDGDYFNPKEISSIQDLDVDNRDAHYFVMGTIKEVMDEPDWWYYSCVCGHPVVDHEDLYLCDACCSCVEHVMLKYRIRVKIHHAGCDVLFVLLDNAATKLFGKTCSEAFLRIDEEFPLDPSVLAVSTPSY, encoded by the exons ATGACCAATGACCTTGGATACTTAATTTCTAAAGTTGATGGTGATTATTTCAATCCCAAAGAGATCAGTAGTATTCAAGATCTTGATGTAGATAACAGG gaTGCTCATTACTTTGTAATGGGGACAATTAAGGAAGTTATGGATGAACCAGATTGGTGGTACTACTCATGTGTATGTGGTCATCCTGTTGTTGACCATGAGGATCTCTACCTTTGTGATGCTTGTTGTTCATGTGTTGAACATGTTATGCTCAA GTATAGGATTCGGGTAAAGATTCACCATGCTGGGTGTGATGTTTTGTTTGTTCTGCTTGATAATGCGGCAACAAAACTATTTGGAAAAACCTGTTCTGAAGCATTTCTCAGGATAGACGAAGAATTTCCTCTTGATCCTAGTGTGCTTGCAGTATCAACTCCTTCATATTGA
- the LOC112771152 gene encoding uncharacterized protein, translating into MFGDVVGEDKVFKVEILPAVDPDYSGSFKIVNVFSDNSEPATSDDYMNARLHDPIFPPIYDACLQYGIGEDYKTQVVCDNSIQSEIIEDIITDLISPNRCYSDVENGGFVFILGTISSVFKNHKWWFSTCLCGSLVSTNKQILSCDLCQLQCIDAVPRFCLKIVASHANGNNIFVLKDREVVQLIKTRCSTFLDRHPELNQESYCKVVPLKLISSLLHKKVVFMVDARPVGYEMNRSVYIVQQIWDDASVINVFEAAAEMNEHKIHVLVDSIPEVEDAFSQCGSDHEAVEDLDAF; encoded by the exons ATGTTTGGTGATGTTGTTGGAGAGGATAAAGTTTTCAAGGTTGAAATTCTTCCTGCGGTTGATCCAGATTACTCCGGGTCCTTTAAAATTGTAAATGTGTTTAGTGATAATTCTGAACCAGCTACAAGTGATGATTATATGAAT GCAAGGCTTCATGATCCGATTTTTCCACCAATCTACGATGCCTGTTTGCAGTATGGAATTGGGGAAGATTACAAGACTCAAGTAGTTTGTGATAATTCTATTCAATCAGAAATTATTGAAGATATTATTACTGATCTTATTTCACCTAATCGCTGTTATTCTGATGTTGAGAAT GGTggttttgttttcattcttggaACTATATCATCTGTTTTCAAGAATCATAAGTGGTGGTTCTCAACTTGTTTATGTGGTTCTCTTGTGTCAACTAATAAACAAATTTTATCATGTGATCTATGTCAGCTTCAATGCATTGATGCTGTTCCAAG ATTCTGCTTGAAGATTGTAGCTTCTCATGCAAATGGCAACAATATATTTGTTCTCAAAGATCGTGAGGTTGTGCAACTGATAAAGACAAGATGCTCCACCTTTTTGGATAGACACCCAGAGTTGAATCAG gaaTCTTATTGCAAAGTTGTTCCATTGAAACTCATTTCAAGTCTTTTGCACAAAAAAGTTGTGTTCATGGTTGATGCTAGGCCTGTGGGTTATGAGATGAATCGATCGGTGTATATTGTTCAACAAATCTGGGATGATGCCTCTGTTATTAATGTTTTTGAGGCCGCTGCTGAGATGAATGAGCATAAG atTCATGTTCTGGTTGATTCTATCCCTGAGGTTGAAGATGCTTTTAGCCAATGTGGAAGTGATCATGAGGCTGTTGAAGATCTAGATGCATTTTAG